In Zea mays cultivar B73 chromosome 7, Zm-B73-REFERENCE-NAM-5.0, whole genome shotgun sequence, the following proteins share a genomic window:
- the LOC109941110 gene encoding uncharacterized protein, with protein sequence MMTTQGGLQPTSNEANMCTNDNGSQLGTRIVDEIMAGKNVFFDLPDKLTGEIWTLKFHCIGAQPGKEIVTVNIDKAYVAFYNVVYIKSKLGYSGRDFLFYKKRCGIDRSRLLALDYIHQEEAMMSDNMDERKISFVLTKDPPSDLEI encoded by the exons ATGATGACGACTCAAGGAGGTTTGCAGCCGACAAGCAATGAAGCTAATATGTGCACCAACGACAATGGTAGCCAACTTGGTACACGGATTGTGGACGAGATTATGGCCGGGAAGAACGTCTTCTTTGATCTTCCTGACAA gttgactgGTGAGATATGGACCTTGAAATTCCATTGCATTGGAGCACAACCTGGAAAAGAAATTGTCACAGTAAATATTGATAAAGCTTATGTTGCCTTTTACAACGTGGTGTACATAAAATCGAAACTTGGATATTCTGGGAGGGACTTCTTGTTTTacaagaaacgatgtggcattgaTCGATCCAGGCTATTGGCACTTGATTACATCCACCAAGAAGAGGCCATGATGTCTGATAACATGGATGAGAGAAAAATAAGTTTTGTGCTCACAAAAGATCCACCCAGTGATCTAGAG ATTTAA